Proteins encoded by one window of Flavobacterium sp. N502540:
- the aceB gene encoding malate synthase A, which yields MKNQLEITETAMEFLAEKKLSYPKIWTEEAIVFITELHRKFDSQRKLLLLQREQKQTAFDQGVMPSFPSETKTVRENNWVAGEIPKDLQDRRVEITGPVDRKMIINALNSGAKTFMADFEDSTSPTWKNLMDGQVNLIDAVNKTISYTDLIKHKSYHLNEKIATLIVRPRGLHLPEKHLSIDGNAVSGSLVDFGLYVFHNHKRLLENNSGPYFYIPKLEHYLEARWWNTVIDFTEDYLKLERGTIKVTVLIETITASFQLDEIIFELKEHIVGLNCGRWDYIFSYIKKFRKHSKFIVPDRDQVNMTSPFMNAYSNLVIQRCHKRGIHAIGGMAAQIPIKNNEEANAIAFAKVKTDKEREVKNGHDGTWVAHPDLVALAKNVFDAGMPTPNQIHVKKEYRKITEADLIEPPIGIITENGVRKNINVGVLYLASWLNGQGAAALHNLMEDAATAEISRSQLWQWLQNKVTLDNGQILNLAYYHELALDEFKKIKDELGEENYEDRQFPLAEKVLERLVVNPDFVDFLTLPCYKYL from the coding sequence ATGAAAAACCAATTAGAGATTACCGAGACGGCTATGGAGTTTTTGGCCGAAAAGAAGCTTTCTTATCCAAAGATCTGGACAGAAGAGGCAATTGTTTTTATAACCGAACTGCATCGGAAATTCGATTCGCAACGAAAATTATTGTTACTGCAACGCGAACAAAAACAAACCGCTTTTGATCAGGGTGTCATGCCGTCTTTTCCTTCCGAAACCAAAACCGTCAGAGAAAATAATTGGGTGGCAGGAGAAATTCCAAAAGATTTACAGGATCGCAGAGTTGAGATTACGGGACCGGTTGATCGCAAAATGATTATCAATGCGTTGAATTCGGGAGCGAAAACTTTTATGGCGGATTTTGAAGACAGTACTTCTCCGACCTGGAAAAATTTAATGGACGGACAAGTGAATTTGATTGATGCGGTTAACAAGACGATTTCTTATACCGATTTGATTAAGCATAAATCGTATCACCTGAATGAAAAGATTGCGACATTGATTGTGCGTCCACGTGGATTGCATTTACCGGAAAAACATCTTTCGATTGATGGGAATGCGGTTTCAGGTTCTTTGGTAGATTTTGGATTGTATGTTTTTCATAATCATAAGAGACTTTTAGAAAACAACTCAGGACCGTATTTCTATATTCCAAAATTGGAACATTATCTGGAAGCGCGCTGGTGGAATACCGTAATTGATTTTACTGAAGATTATTTGAAGTTAGAAAGAGGGACGATAAAGGTTACTGTTTTAATTGAAACTATCACAGCAAGTTTTCAGCTGGACGAAATTATTTTTGAATTGAAGGAACATATTGTGGGATTGAACTGCGGGCGTTGGGATTATATTTTCTCTTACATTAAAAAATTCCGCAAGCATTCCAAGTTTATTGTTCCGGATCGCGATCAGGTCAATATGACTTCGCCTTTTATGAACGCTTACTCGAATTTGGTAATTCAAAGGTGTCATAAACGAGGTATTCATGCTATCGGAGGGATGGCCGCTCAAATTCCGATTAAAAATAATGAGGAGGCAAATGCAATTGCTTTCGCAAAGGTAAAAACCGATAAAGAACGCGAAGTGAAAAATGGTCACGATGGAACGTGGGTAGCGCATCCGGATTTGGTTGCTCTGGCTAAAAATGTTTTTGATGCCGGAATGCCAACTCCCAATCAAATTCATGTTAAAAAAGAATATCGCAAAATAACAGAAGCAGATTTGATAGAGCCGCCAATTGGAATTATAACAGAAAATGGGGTTCGTAAAAATATTAATGTTGGGGTTTTGTATTTGGCTTCATGGCTGAACGGACAAGGCGCCGCAGCCTTGCACAATCTGATGGAGGATGCTGCTACGGCAGAGATTTCAAGATCGCAATTGTGGCAGTGGCTTCAGAATAAGGTGACTTTGGATAACGGACAAATACTGAATCTGGCGTATTATCATGAGTTGGCTTTAGATGAATTCAAAAAAATTAAAGACGAGCTGGGAGAGGAAAATTACGAAGACCGTCAATTCCCGTTAGCGGAGAAAGTTTTGGAAAGACTGGTTGTAAATCCCGATTTCGTTGATTTTTTAACCCTTCCATGTTACAAATATTTATGA
- a CDS encoding pirin family protein, with product MENIVIHKAETRGNANHGWLNAYHSFSFASWYNPERIQFGALRVLNDDTIAGGMGFGTHPHDNMEIITIPLEGDLAHKDSMGNTEIIKNGDIQVMSAGTGIQHSEFNPNADQQTKLLQIWLFPNQRNVTPRYQQITLDVADRHNKLSQVLSPNADDEGVWIHQDAWFHMGNFDSGIATTYKLKKEGNGVYVFILKGNVTINGQELNTRDAIGISDFETLNIKANTETEFLLMEIPMNY from the coding sequence ATGGAAAATATAGTAATACACAAAGCAGAAACAAGAGGAAATGCAAATCACGGATGGCTTAATGCCTATCACAGTTTTAGCTTTGCGAGCTGGTACAACCCGGAAAGAATTCAGTTTGGAGCGCTTCGTGTTCTGAATGACGATACTATTGCGGGCGGAATGGGTTTTGGAACTCATCCTCACGATAATATGGAAATCATTACCATTCCGTTAGAAGGTGATTTAGCACACAAAGACAGCATGGGGAATACCGAAATCATTAAAAATGGTGACATTCAGGTCATGAGTGCCGGAACCGGAATTCAGCACAGTGAGTTCAATCCAAATGCAGATCAGCAAACTAAGTTGTTACAAATCTGGTTGTTTCCTAACCAAAGAAATGTAACTCCGCGTTACCAGCAAATCACTTTAGATGTTGCCGACAGACACAACAAACTGTCTCAGGTTTTATCTCCAAATGCTGATGATGAAGGAGTCTGGATCCACCAGGACGCTTGGTTTCATATGGGAAATTTCGATTCCGGAATCGCTACAACTTATAAATTAAAAAAAGAAGGAAACGGAGTCTACGTTTTTATCTTAAAAGGAAATGTAACGATTAACGGTCAGGAATTAAACACTCGTGATGCTATCGGAATCTCTGATTTTGAAACTTTAAACATCAAAGCCAACACTGAGACCGAATTCCTGCTAATGGAAATTCCTATGAATTACTAA
- a CDS encoding Crp/Fnr family transcriptional regulator, which produces MALILENIAKHVSLTPEEQAHFLSKTETHFYKAKTILLNAGEVCTHSYFVNSGILRSFNINDNIVEHVLAFACQGWWMSDMYSYFSQKPGELFIEVLEDAEVVSLSKENQEQLYLDIPKLERFFRILIENSLVANQQRLMDNLSLPAEERFEKFCAKYGTLVHKVPQKQIASFIGVTPEFFSKMKARLLKK; this is translated from the coding sequence ATGGCATTAATTCTTGAAAATATAGCCAAACACGTTTCATTGACTCCTGAAGAGCAGGCTCATTTTTTATCCAAAACAGAAACCCATTTTTACAAGGCGAAAACCATTTTACTAAATGCTGGTGAAGTGTGTACCCATTCTTATTTTGTAAATTCGGGAATTCTAAGAAGCTTCAACATCAATGATAATATTGTCGAACATGTTCTCGCATTTGCTTGTCAGGGCTGGTGGATGAGTGACATGTACAGCTATTTTTCACAGAAACCGGGAGAACTTTTTATAGAAGTCTTAGAAGATGCGGAAGTCGTTTCTTTATCCAAAGAAAATCAGGAGCAATTGTATCTTGACATCCCTAAATTAGAACGTTTTTTCCGAATTTTAATTGAAAATTCTCTGGTCGCCAATCAACAGCGCTTAATGGATAATTTAAGCCTGCCGGCAGAAGAACGCTTTGAAAAATTTTGTGCAAAATACGGCACATTAGTTCATAAAGTACCTCAAAAACAAATTGCTTCTTTTATTGGAGTTACTCCTGAATTTTTCAGCAAAATGAAAGCAAGGCTTTTAAAAAAGTAA
- a CDS encoding helix-turn-helix domain-containing protein, whose product MDIEKDYIKLIFGLKLKQVRTQKNLSLFGLAKLTNLSKSYLNEIEKGKKYPKTDKILLLCEHLDVTYDQMVSLKLDNNLAPIGEILKSGILKEIPLELFGIQEADLIDIIANAPAKVNAFISTIIEIAQHYNLSRESFFLAALRSYQEAHSNYFEDLEEKVIAFSKSFQINLDSKITIKELEAILKEEFDYTIKEIAFTDQEALEDLRSIYVPKSKTLLLSTEIDDPQKAFILAKEIAYNYLNLSDRLLTFSWIKFENFDQVLHNFYASYFAGALLLPRQLLVNRINDFLNNEKPNPEEFVTLIESFEVSPESFYQRLTNLLPKDFHLKNLFFLRMSHKIGSDVYQIKKELHITNQQEPHANETNEHYCRRWVSVKTIDEAIKQNKPHFFDAQISSYVHSGNEYLVFSSATKDPFIKDNIRSISVGILINPTMKKKFKFIEGKPLVKRIVGVTCETCDVKDCLERAAPPIALEKKKRHENTDAVVQQFITQYS is encoded by the coding sequence ATGGATATCGAAAAAGACTATATAAAGCTGATTTTTGGGCTAAAACTCAAGCAAGTTCGAACTCAGAAAAACCTCTCTCTCTTTGGTTTGGCTAAACTGACCAATCTTTCAAAATCGTATTTGAACGAGATTGAAAAAGGAAAGAAATATCCAAAAACAGATAAAATCTTGCTTTTATGTGAACATTTGGATGTTACGTACGACCAAATGGTTTCTTTAAAACTGGACAACAACCTCGCTCCGATTGGAGAAATCTTAAAATCAGGAATTTTAAAAGAGATTCCTCTGGAGCTTTTTGGTATTCAGGAAGCAGATTTGATTGACATTATTGCCAACGCACCTGCCAAAGTCAATGCGTTTATCAGCACCATTATCGAAATTGCCCAGCATTACAATCTGAGCAGGGAGAGTTTTTTCCTGGCGGCATTACGCTCGTATCAGGAGGCGCACAGTAATTATTTTGAAGATCTGGAAGAGAAGGTCATTGCTTTTTCTAAGTCCTTTCAAATTAATTTAGATTCAAAAATCACTATTAAAGAACTGGAAGCTATTCTTAAAGAGGAATTTGACTATACTATCAAAGAAATCGCCTTCACTGATCAGGAAGCCTTAGAAGATCTGCGTTCCATCTACGTACCAAAAAGTAAAACCCTCTTACTTTCAACAGAAATCGACGATCCACAAAAGGCTTTTATTCTGGCCAAAGAAATCGCCTATAATTATCTGAACTTATCGGATCGTTTACTGACTTTCAGCTGGATCAAGTTTGAAAACTTTGACCAGGTATTGCATAATTTCTATGCTTCTTATTTCGCAGGTGCTTTATTACTGCCTAGACAGTTGTTAGTAAACAGAATCAATGACTTTTTAAATAACGAAAAGCCAAATCCGGAAGAATTCGTAACGCTGATCGAAAGTTTTGAAGTTTCACCGGAATCTTTTTATCAGAGATTAACCAATTTACTCCCTAAAGATTTCCATCTGAAAAATTTATTCTTTTTAAGAATGTCGCATAAAATTGGTTCTGACGTTTACCAAATCAAAAAGGAATTACACATTACCAATCAACAGGAACCGCACGCAAACGAAACCAACGAGCACTATTGCAGGAGATGGGTTTCGGTAAAAACCATAGACGAGGCTATCAAACAAAACAAACCACACTTTTTTGACGCACAGATTTCGAGTTATGTTCATAGCGGAAATGAATATCTGGTTTTTTCATCGGCCACAAAAGATCCTTTCATCAAAGACAACATCAGAAGTATCTCAGTTGGTATTTTAATCAATCCGACAATGAAAAAGAAATTCAAATTCATTGAAGGAAAACCACTTGTCAAACGAATTGTAGGGGTCACCTGCGAAACCTGCGATGTAAAAGACTGCCTCGAAAGAGCCGCTCCTCCAATCGCATTGGAAAAGAAAAAACGCCACGAGAATACAGATGCCGTTGTTCAGCAGTTTATTACGCAATACAGTTAG
- a CDS encoding DUF983 domain-containing protein codes for MSSALTHILRNECPICHKGKVFTDKNIFFTFGLPKMNEFCSHCNYKFQKEPGYFFGAMYVNYGLTVAQGIATYCIAQFFFEKNFDLRIIPIIAVVITLLTSFNLRFSRLAWIYMFKDYTK; via the coding sequence ATGTCAAGTGCATTAACTCATATTTTAAGGAACGAATGTCCTATTTGTCATAAAGGAAAAGTTTTTACAGATAAAAATATTTTTTTCACTTTTGGCCTTCCAAAGATGAACGAATTTTGCAGTCACTGTAATTATAAATTTCAAAAAGAGCCTGGTTATTTCTTTGGCGCTATGTATGTAAACTACGGATTAACAGTAGCTCAAGGGATTGCAACTTATTGTATTGCACAATTTTTCTTCGAAAAGAATTTCGATTTAAGAATCATTCCGATTATCGCTGTCGTCATTACTCTGCTGACTTCTTTCAATCTTCGATTTTCAAGATTAGCATGGATTTACATGTTTAAGGATTATACGAAGTAA
- a CDS encoding helix-turn-helix transcriptional regulator — translation MKKYPVYSVQNFSCNDIHRDFYVNTFKEHLKSHSFVEEPHRHDSYLMVFFTKGSGQHEVDFDQFEIKKGSLFVLQPGQMHHWNLSEDVEGFVIIFSQELYNLYFGQKKINEYNFYHSIHNRPEMVFEEKGITKIRPYFDLLIQESTLEGRYQLDKMLNLLDCIHIEIARKYNETYSHQAHSYNIKIDKFEMLLEYYFKQEKLPSFYAEKLSITLKHLNRICNEILQKTATEVITDRVILEIKRMLIDKQLAVNEVAFKVGYEDYSYFSRFFKKQTGMSPTEFRNKK, via the coding sequence ATGAAAAAATACCCGGTTTATAGTGTTCAGAATTTTAGCTGTAATGATATTCATCGTGATTTTTATGTCAATACATTCAAAGAACATTTAAAAAGTCACAGTTTTGTAGAAGAACCACACCGGCATGATTCGTATTTGATGGTGTTTTTTACGAAAGGTTCGGGACAGCACGAAGTTGATTTTGATCAGTTTGAAATTAAAAAGGGAAGCTTGTTTGTGCTGCAGCCCGGACAAATGCATCATTGGAATTTATCTGAAGATGTTGAAGGTTTTGTGATTATTTTTTCGCAGGAATTGTATAATCTATATTTTGGACAGAAAAAGATCAACGAATATAATTTTTACCATTCGATTCACAATCGGCCGGAAATGGTTTTTGAAGAAAAAGGAATCACTAAAATCCGACCTTATTTTGATTTATTAATTCAGGAAAGTACTCTGGAGGGGCGATATCAACTAGATAAAATGTTGAATCTGCTGGATTGTATTCATATTGAAATAGCCCGTAAATACAACGAAACTTATTCGCATCAGGCGCATTCGTATAACATAAAAATTGACAAGTTCGAAATGCTTTTGGAGTACTACTTTAAACAAGAAAAATTACCCTCTTTTTATGCTGAAAAGTTAAGTATTACTTTAAAGCATTTGAACCGTATCTGCAATGAAATTCTGCAAAAAACGGCCACAGAAGTGATTACGGACCGAGTGATTCTTGAAATTAAAAGAATGTTGATTGACAAACAATTAGCGGTTAATGAAGTGGCATTTAAAGTGGGCTACGAAGATTATTCGTATTTCTCCAGATTCTTCAAAAAACAAACTGGAATGTCGCCTACAGAATTTCGGAATAAGAAGTAA
- the purT gene encoding formate-dependent phosphoribosylglycinamide formyltransferase — protein MKILLLGSGELGKEFVIAAQRIGQTVIAVDNYENAPAMQVAHSFEVINMLDGEALDRIVAKHQPDFIVPEIEAIRTERFYDYEKQGITVVPSAKAANFTMNRKAIRDLASKELGLKTAKYQYATSAEELQKAVQEVGIPCVVKPLMSSSGKGQSTIKTEGDIEKAWQYAVAGSRGDVIEVIVEAFVDFNSEITLLTITQNNNPTLFCAPIGHRQERGDYQESWQPAKISDADLYEAQDMAEKITEALGGAGLFGVEFFLTNDGVYFSELSPRPHDTGMVTLAGTQNFNEFELHLRAILSLPIFEITLEKAGASAVILASEDSTNPTFTGIEKVAALPKTDFRIFGKPTSRPYRRMGVVLSHDTLTTPIDEITERAKTTSKLITVNS, from the coding sequence ATGAAAATACTACTCCTTGGTTCGGGTGAACTGGGCAAAGAATTTGTCATTGCCGCTCAACGAATCGGACAAACTGTAATTGCTGTCGATAATTACGAAAATGCTCCGGCCATGCAGGTAGCACACAGCTTTGAAGTCATCAACATGCTCGACGGCGAAGCACTGGACCGAATCGTAGCCAAACACCAGCCCGACTTTATCGTTCCTGAAATAGAAGCTATCCGAACAGAACGTTTTTACGATTACGAAAAACAAGGCATTACCGTTGTTCCATCTGCGAAAGCAGCCAACTTTACCATGAATCGAAAAGCGATTCGCGATCTCGCTTCGAAAGAACTGGGATTAAAAACCGCAAAATACCAATATGCAACTTCGGCAGAAGAACTTCAAAAAGCCGTTCAGGAAGTTGGAATTCCCTGCGTAGTAAAACCTTTAATGTCTTCTTCCGGAAAAGGACAATCTACTATCAAAACGGAAGGCGATATTGAAAAAGCCTGGCAATATGCCGTTGCAGGTTCACGTGGTGATGTCATCGAAGTTATCGTGGAAGCTTTTGTAGATTTCAATTCTGAGATTACACTTTTAACCATTACTCAAAATAACAATCCGACACTTTTTTGCGCTCCAATCGGACACCGCCAGGAACGCGGGGATTATCAGGAGAGCTGGCAGCCCGCAAAAATTTCTGATGCCGATCTATACGAAGCGCAGGACATGGCCGAAAAAATTACCGAAGCTCTGGGAGGCGCAGGTCTTTTTGGTGTTGAATTTTTCTTAACCAACGACGGTGTTTATTTCTCAGAACTCTCCCCACGCCCACACGATACCGGAATGGTAACTCTTGCCGGAACACAAAATTTTAATGAATTCGAATTGCATTTACGAGCTATTTTAAGCTTGCCAATCTTCGAAATCACTCTTGAAAAAGCCGGTGCGAGTGCCGTGATTCTGGCCTCAGAAGACTCGACAAATCCAACTTTTACCGGAATTGAAAAAGTAGCTGCTTTACCTAAAACTGATTTCAGAATTTTTGGAAAGCCAACTTCAAGACCTTATCGTCGAATGGGAGTTGTGTTAAGTCATGACACTCTCACAACACCAATCGACGAAATTACAGAACGTGCCAAAACAACTTCAAAACTAATAACCGTAAACTCTTAA
- a CDS encoding (4Fe-4S)-binding protein, which produces MNPNDLTKEYSNGEVTIVWQSGKCIHSANCVKNNPDVFHPKEKPWIIPERSTTEKIISTIHKCPSGALSFYMNDKS; this is translated from the coding sequence ATGAATCCAAATGACCTTACGAAAGAATATAGCAATGGAGAAGTAACCATTGTATGGCAGTCCGGAAAATGCATTCATTCTGCCAATTGTGTAAAAAACAATCCCGATGTTTTTCACCCAAAAGAAAAACCATGGATCATTCCTGAACGCTCTACAACAGAAAAAATTATTTCAACCATTCACAAATGCCCTTCAGGAGCATTGAGCTTTTACATGAATGACAAAAGCTGA
- a CDS encoding DUF6370 family protein — translation MKNALFALFLLAGISAQAQDKKTNEKPVIVETACGECQFGMKGKSCDLAVRIDGKTYFVDGTTIDEHGDAHAEDGFCNAIRKASVIGKVENDRFKVSSFTLIKEK, via the coding sequence ATGAAAAACGCATTATTTGCACTGTTCCTGCTTGCCGGAATTTCAGCTCAGGCTCAGGATAAGAAAACAAATGAGAAACCTGTAATTGTAGAAACCGCTTGTGGCGAATGTCAATTTGGAATGAAAGGCAAAAGCTGTGATTTAGCCGTTCGCATTGACGGTAAAACGTATTTTGTAGACGGAACAACAATTGACGAGCATGGTGACGCACATGCAGAAGATGGTTTTTGCAATGCTATTCGCAAAGCTTCAGTTATCGGAAAAGTAGAGAATGATCGCTTTAAAGTAAGCTCTTTCACACTGATAAAAGAAAAATAA
- a CDS encoding YceI family protein, translated as MATTKWSIDPTHSEIGFKVKHMMFTNVSGKFGTYDATISTDGDNFENAAIEFSGDITSIDTANTDRDNHLRSGDFFDAENHPKLTFKGSSFKKINEGSYELTGDLNIKGTSKSVTFPVEFSGTMTDPWGNTKVGLNIEGKINRKDWGLNWNSALETGGVLVGEEVRLNIELQFAKQA; from the coding sequence ATGGCAACTACAAAATGGTCAATTGACCCAACACATTCAGAAATTGGTTTTAAAGTTAAACACATGATGTTTACAAATGTTTCAGGTAAATTTGGAACTTACGATGCAACCATTAGCACAGACGGAGACAATTTCGAGAATGCTGCAATCGAATTCTCAGGCGACATTACTTCTATTGACACTGCAAATACAGACAGAGACAATCACTTAAGAAGTGGTGATTTTTTTGATGCTGAGAATCATCCAAAACTAACTTTCAAAGGTTCTTCTTTCAAAAAAATCAATGAAGGGAGCTATGAATTAACCGGAGATCTAAACATCAAAGGCACCTCAAAATCAGTAACTTTTCCGGTAGAGTTTAGCGGAACCATGACTGATCCGTGGGGAAATACGAAAGTCGGATTAAATATCGAAGGAAAAATAAACCGTAAAGATTGGGGACTCAACTGGAACTCAGCTCTTGAAACCGGAGGTGTTCTGGTTGGAGAAGAAGTTCGTTTGAACATTGAATTACAATTTGCAAAACAAGCTTAA
- the aceA gene encoding isocitrate lyase, whose product MKTTEDRIQELINDWITNPRWKGVERPYTATEVVTLQGSYHIEHSIAKMGAEKLWRKLKSQDYVAGLGALTGNQAIQEVDAGLEAIYLSGWQVAADANLAGEMYPDQSLYPVNSVPMVVKKINSALLRADQIQVVNQVEDKKDYLVPIVADAEAGFGGNLNAFELMKSMIEAGASGVHFEDQLSSAKKCGHLGGKVLVPTQEAINKLIAARLAADVMGVSTLIVARTDADAANLLTSDADPRDAKFITGEKTNEGFFYVNSGIDQGIARGLSYAPYADLIWMETSNPDLVYAKKFADAMKKEFPGKMLAYNCSPSFNWAAKLSVAEMETFREDLAAMGYKFQFITLAGFHALNTSMFELSKAYKERGMAGYSELQEREFALQQNGFRAVKHQAFVGTSYFDAVQNTVTIGRSSTTAMKHSTEVEQF is encoded by the coding sequence ATGAAAACAACAGAAGACAGAATTCAGGAATTGATTAACGATTGGATCACAAACCCAAGATGGAAAGGTGTTGAACGTCCGTATACCGCTACTGAGGTGGTGACGCTTCAGGGCTCTTATCATATCGAGCATTCTATTGCTAAAATGGGGGCGGAGAAATTATGGAGAAAGTTAAAAAGTCAGGATTATGTTGCTGGTTTAGGTGCTTTAACAGGAAATCAGGCGATTCAGGAAGTTGATGCTGGTTTAGAAGCGATTTATTTGAGTGGCTGGCAAGTGGCCGCCGATGCAAATCTGGCAGGAGAAATGTATCCTGACCAATCGCTTTATCCGGTAAATAGCGTGCCAATGGTGGTAAAAAAAATTAATAGTGCCTTGTTGAGAGCTGATCAGATTCAGGTGGTAAACCAGGTTGAAGATAAAAAAGATTATTTGGTTCCGATTGTAGCCGATGCAGAAGCCGGTTTTGGCGGAAATTTAAACGCTTTCGAATTGATGAAATCGATGATTGAAGCGGGTGCTTCAGGTGTTCATTTTGAAGATCAGTTGAGTTCTGCTAAAAAATGCGGACATTTAGGCGGGAAGGTTTTAGTACCTACCCAGGAAGCGATCAACAAACTGATTGCGGCTCGTTTGGCTGCTGATGTTATGGGAGTTTCGACATTAATTGTAGCCAGAACAGATGCTGATGCAGCTAATTTGCTAACCAGTGATGCAGATCCAAGAGATGCAAAATTTATTACCGGTGAAAAAACCAATGAAGGCTTTTTCTATGTAAACAGCGGAATCGATCAGGGAATTGCAAGAGGTTTGAGTTACGCTCCTTATGCTGATTTGATCTGGATGGAAACCAGTAATCCTGATTTGGTTTATGCTAAGAAGTTTGCAGACGCAATGAAAAAAGAGTTTCCGGGTAAAATGCTGGCGTACAATTGTTCTCCTTCTTTCAACTGGGCTGCAAAATTATCAGTGGCAGAGATGGAAACTTTCAGAGAGGATCTGGCGGCAATGGGGTATAAATTTCAGTTTATTACTCTGGCAGGATTCCATGCTTTGAATACCAGTATGTTCGAATTGTCTAAAGCATATAAAGAACGCGGTATGGCAGGATATTCTGAATTGCAGGAAAGAGAATTTGCTTTGCAGCAAAACGGATTCAGAGCAGTAAAACATCAGGCTTTTGTAGGGACTTCTTATTTTGATGCGGTTCAAAATACAGTAACGATCGGAAGGTCTTCAACTACTGCAATGAAACACTCAACAGAGGTTGAGCAGTTTTAA